One genomic window of Anaeromicrobium sediminis includes the following:
- a CDS encoding Fur family transcriptional regulator, with protein MNEIMETVKDRLKEKGYKLTPQRRATLDTIIENKGKHLSTEEIYDIVKEKCPEIGLATVYRTLQLLDELDIISKINLDDGCSRYELNDDDDNHQHHHLICTKCGAIIEVGVDLLDELESEIERNYNFTISDHKVKFFGHCSKCNKSCS; from the coding sequence GTGAATGAGATAATGGAGACAGTTAAAGATAGACTTAAGGAGAAGGGGTATAAACTGACTCCCCAGCGTAGAGCGACCTTAGATACTATCATAGAAAACAAGGGAAAACATTTGAGTACTGAAGAAATATATGATATAGTTAAAGAGAAGTGTCCAGAAATTGGATTGGCTACGGTATATAGAACGTTACAATTATTAGATGAGTTAGATATAATTTCAAAAATAAATTTAGATGATGGATGTAGTAGATATGAGCTGAATGATGATGATGACAATCATCAGCATCATCATTTGATTTGTACAAAATGTGGGGCTATAATAGAAGTGGGAGTAGATCTATTAGATGAATTAGAATCGGAAATTGAGAGAAATTACAATTTCACAATAAGTGATCATAAGGTTAAATTCTTTGGTCATTGTTCTAAGTGTAATAAATCCTGTAGCTAA
- the nifU gene encoding Fe-S cluster assembly scaffold protein NifU: protein MYTEKVMDHFMNPRNVGEIDNASGVGQVGNAKCGDIMKIYLDVKDGIIEDVKFKTFGCGSAIASSSVATEMIKGKTLEEALKLTNRQVVSALDGLPAPKIHCSVLAEQAIKSAILDYAQKNGLQFDELKDFNPDEDHHDHGHDHE from the coding sequence ATGTATACAGAAAAGGTTATGGATCATTTTATGAATCCTAGAAATGTGGGAGAAATAGATAATGCCTCTGGAGTAGGACAAGTTGGAAATGCCAAATGTGGAGATATAATGAAAATTTATTTAGATGTTAAAGATGGTATTATTGAAGATGTTAAGTTTAAAACTTTTGGGTGTGGATCTGCCATAGCTAGTTCAAGTGTGGCTACAGAAATGATTAAGGGTAAAACTTTAGAGGAAGCTTTAAAACTTACAAACAGACAGGTTGTAAGTGCGTTAGACGGTCTTCCAGCACCTAAAATACACTGTTCTGTATTGGCAGAACAAGCTATAAAAAGTGCCATATTGGATTATGCTCAAAAAAATGGGTTACAATTTGATGAATTAAAAGATTTTAATCCAGATGAAGACCATCATGATCATGGTCATGACCATGAGTAA
- a CDS encoding RrF2 family transcriptional regulator: MKLSTKGRYGVKAMFELALAHGNGPTSLNIIAEKQNLSIHYLEQLFSSLRKAELVRSIRGAQGGYILARNPEEITVGEIIRTLEGPLAPSDCVIENEDKGHDCNRAGCCVTRTVWKKIWDSINDVVDNITLQDMIDDHDKMTSEEGYMYYI, translated from the coding sequence ATGAAATTATCGACTAAGGGAAGATATGGAGTAAAAGCTATGTTCGAGCTAGCTCTTGCCCATGGAAATGGTCCAACGTCTTTAAATATAATTGCCGAAAAGCAAAACCTTTCCATTCATTATTTAGAACAGTTATTTTCTAGTTTAAGAAAGGCTGAGCTAGTTAGAAGTATCCGTGGAGCACAAGGGGGATATATACTAGCTAGAAATCCAGAAGAAATAACTGTAGGAGAGATTATTCGTACTTTAGAAGGACCACTGGCACCATCTGATTGTGTTATAGAAAATGAAGATAAAGGTCATGATTGTAACAGAGCTGGTTGCTGCGTTACAAGAACAGTATGGAAAAAAATTTGGGATAGTATTAATGATGTAGTAGATAATATTACATTACAAGATATGATTGATGATCATGATAAAATGACTTCTGAGGAAGGATATATGTATTATATATAG
- a CDS encoding ribonuclease J, whose protein sequence is MVARRTAKVKVIPLGGLNEIGKNMMAFEYKDDIIVVDCGMSFPEDDMLGIDIVIPDITYLIKNKDKVRGIVLTHGHEDHIGALPYVLKRLNVPIYGTKLTLGLVENKLKEHKLVSSVQTNIVKPGDTIKLGNYKVEFMKTSHSIADAVCLAIHTPVGVIVHTGDFKIDFTPIDGEPIDFHRLAELGKKGVLLLLADSTNVERPGYTMSERTVGVTFENIFRNATQRIIVATFASNVHRVQQIFDAAHKFNRKVSVSGRSMVNVVNVAMELGYLKVANDILIDINDINKYPDHEIVVITTGSQGEPMSALSRMASSEHRKLEIHPGDLVILSATPIPGNEKTVARVVNQLFEKGANVIYEALADVHVSGHACQEELKMMHALTKPKFFIPVHGEYRHLRQHGKLAESLGMPKENIFTIETGQVVEISKDHARVAGSVPAGKILVDGLGVGDVGNIVLRDRKHLSEDGLMVVVVTITKENGHVVSGPDIISRGFVYVRESEVLMEEARKVVKNALQVCESNGIREWAVLKSSIKDSLRGFLYEKTKRSPMILPIIMEV, encoded by the coding sequence ATTGTGGCAAGAAGAACAGCAAAAGTTAAAGTAATTCCTCTTGGCGGGTTGAATGAAATTGGTAAAAATATGATGGCCTTTGAATATAAGGATGATATTATAGTGGTAGATTGCGGGATGAGTTTTCCGGAAGATGACATGCTAGGAATAGACATCGTTATACCGGATATAACTTACCTAATTAAGAATAAAGATAAGGTTAGAGGGATCGTTCTAACTCACGGACATGAAGATCATATTGGGGCATTACCTTATGTTCTAAAGAGATTGAATGTACCAATCTATGGAACTAAATTAACATTAGGCCTAGTAGAGAATAAATTAAAAGAGCATAAATTAGTATCTAGTGTTCAAACTAATATAGTAAAGCCAGGAGATACTATTAAATTAGGAAATTATAAAGTAGAGTTTATGAAAACCAGCCATTCTATTGCAGATGCAGTATGTTTAGCTATTCACACACCAGTGGGAGTTATTGTTCATACGGGAGATTTTAAAATAGACTTTACTCCAATAGATGGTGAACCTATAGATTTTCATAGATTGGCAGAACTTGGGAAAAAAGGAGTACTTTTACTATTGGCAGATTCAACAAATGTGGAAAGACCTGGATATACCATGTCAGAAAGAACTGTAGGTGTAACTTTTGAGAATATATTTAGGAATGCCACTCAGAGAATAATAGTAGCTACCTTTGCTTCTAATGTTCATAGGGTACAACAGATTTTTGATGCAGCTCATAAATTCAATCGAAAGGTATCTGTATCAGGAAGAAGTATGGTGAATGTGGTAAACGTGGCTATGGAGTTGGGATATTTAAAAGTTGCAAATGATATATTAATTGATATAAATGATATTAATAAATACCCAGACCATGAAATTGTAGTTATAACTACAGGAAGTCAAGGAGAACCTATGTCAGCGCTATCACGAATGGCTTCATCTGAGCATAGGAAATTAGAGATACATCCAGGTGATTTAGTAATATTGTCAGCTACACCGATTCCAGGAAATGAAAAAACTGTAGCTAGAGTTGTAAATCAATTATTTGAAAAGGGTGCCAATGTAATATATGAAGCCTTAGCAGATGTGCATGTATCTGGTCACGCATGTCAAGAAGAATTAAAAATGATGCATGCTTTAACAAAACCTAAATTTTTTATACCAGTTCATGGGGAGTATAGACACTTAAGACAACATGGGAAACTGGCTGAAAGCCTTGGAATGCCAAAAGAAAATATCTTTACTATAGAAACTGGCCAAGTTGTGGAAATTTCAAAGGACCATGCTAGAGTTGCGGGCAGTGTACCTGCTGGAAAGATACTAGTAGATGGACTTGGTGTTGGAGATGTGGGAAATATAGTATTAAGAGATAGAAAGCATTTGTCAGAAGATGGGTTAATGGTAGTTGTAGTTACTATAACGAAAGAAAATGGACATGTAGTATCAGGACCTGATATTATTTCAAGAGGATTCGTATATGTTAGAGAATCAGAAGTGCTTATGGAAGAAGCTAGAAAAGTGGTTAAAAATGCATTACAAGTATGTGAGAGTAATGGAATAAGAGAATGGGCCGTATTAAAATCATCTATAAAGGATAGTTTAAGAGGTTTCTTATATGAAAAAACAAAGAGAAGTCCAATGATATTACCTATTATTATGGAAGTATAA
- a CDS encoding DUF1292 domain-containing protein — MEKGYINLIDENNKEVRFQIIDMIEMDNDTYAILMPLDDNEEEGVVVFQVLDVENQVLELVTDEEIVMKVIDEFNE, encoded by the coding sequence ATGGAAAAGGGATACATAAATTTGATAGATGAAAATAATAAAGAAGTAAGATTTCAAATAATAGATATGATTGAAATGGATAATGATACGTATGCAATATTAATGCCTTTAGATGATAATGAAGAAGAAGGGGTAGTAGTATTTCAAGTCCTAGATGTTGAAAATCAAGTCCTTGAGTTAGTTACAGATGAGGAAATAGTTATGAAAGTAATCGATGAGTTTAATGAATAA
- the ruvX gene encoding Holliday junction resolvase RuvX translates to MRTMGLDVGDKTIGISVSDLMGWTAQGVETIRRTNLKADYKRLGELIKEKEVSKLVVGLPKNMNGTLGPQGEKVLEFVEGIKRRFKVEIVMWDERLTTVSAEKMLIGADVSRKKRKKVIDMVAANYILQGYLDAQK, encoded by the coding sequence ATGAGAACAATGGGATTAGACGTAGGAGATAAGACTATAGGAATATCAGTGAGTGATCTTATGGGATGGACAGCTCAAGGTGTGGAGACCATTAGAAGAACTAATTTAAAAGCAGATTATAAAAGATTAGGAGAACTTATAAAAGAGAAAGAGGTCTCCAAATTAGTAGTGGGATTACCCAAAAACATGAATGGAACCTTAGGACCACAGGGAGAAAAGGTATTAGAATTTGTAGAAGGCATAAAAAGAAGATTTAAGGTTGAAATTGTAATGTGGGATGAAAGACTTACTACTGTATCGGCAGAAAAAATGCTTATAGGAGCAGATGTAAGTAGGAAAAAAAGAAAAAAAGTAATTGACATGGTGGCAGCTAACTATATATTACAAGGATATTTAGATGCGCAAAAATAG
- a CDS encoding IreB family regulatory phosphoprotein: MNYTMKLDEVQKEQINEAEEIIKSVYKALKEKGYNPINQLVGYILSGDPTYITSHNNARSLIRKLERDELLEEILNTYLEKE; the protein is encoded by the coding sequence ATGAACTATACAATGAAATTAGATGAGGTACAAAAGGAACAAATAAATGAGGCTGAGGAAATAATAAAAAGTGTGTACAAGGCTTTGAAGGAAAAAGGATACAATCCCATAAACCAATTAGTTGGATACATACTGTCTGGAGACCCAACTTATATTACTAGCCATAACAACGCTAGAAGTTTAATACGAAAATTAGAAAGAGATGAACTATTGGAAGAAATATTAAATACTTACCTAGAAAAGGAGTAG
- the alaS gene encoding alanine--tRNA ligase, producing the protein MEKMGLNEIRKKFLDFFESKDHYARESYSLVPQGDKSLLLISAGMAPLKKYFMGVETPPKNRMATCQKCIRTGDIENVGKTARHATFFEMLGNFSFGDYFKRESIAWGWEFVTKHLNMPVEKLWVSVYLDDDESYEIWNKEIGVPKEQIVRLGKEDNFWEIGVGPCGPCSEIYYDRGEKYGCDNVDCKPGCDCDRYVEFWNHVFTQYNKDEQGNYNPLPNPNIDTGMGLERVACIMQDVDSIFEVDTIRAILEAVLDISKAEYGKDEKTDTSIRIITDHIRSVSFMVCDGIMPSNEGRGYVLRRLLRRAARHGKLLGIKGAFLNGLVDKVIEVSKVAYGQLEERKDYIKKVISIEEERFQETIDQGSEILKEYIEELRKEENKVLSGEKAFKLYDTYGFPLELTKEILEEEGLEVNEEKFKEEMELQRERARSARTDNSLEAWKEDVFSQIDDSTNTDFVGYNNYVVEGQLLNIVKDNELVDKAQASDKVTLILDKTPFYPEGGGQLGDKGTIETDSCKIEIYDCKKGNNDLILHVGKIIEGSVSENDKVMAKINIENRLNSARNHSATHLLHKALKEVLGSHVEQSGSLVSADRLRFDFSHFTSLTKDEVETVERIVNERILDGLKVETEEMSIEDARKKGATALFGEKYGEKVRVVSMDKYSIELCGGTHVSNVGQIGLFKIVSEGGVAAGIRRIEAITGFSAYEYTKHKEAQLNEIAKITKSSQKDVSKKVEQLVNELKSYEKEINDLKNKLASSSLDDIINSVEEIEGIKVISNKIMGLDMNSLRTIGDKLKDKLGSGLVVLATENEGKVSFVAMATKDAVDKGIHAGNVIKTIAKIAGGGGGGRPNMAQAGAKDPSKIDEALNKVKEVVKEQIK; encoded by the coding sequence ATGGAAAAAATGGGTTTAAATGAAATAAGAAAAAAATTCTTAGATTTCTTTGAAAGCAAAGATCATTATGCAAGGGAAAGTTATTCTTTAGTTCCTCAAGGGGATAAGAGTTTACTACTTATTAGTGCAGGAATGGCACCTTTAAAGAAATATTTCATGGGAGTAGAAACTCCTCCTAAAAATAGAATGGCTACATGCCAAAAATGTATAAGAACTGGAGATATTGAAAATGTAGGAAAGACTGCTCGTCATGCAACTTTCTTTGAAATGTTAGGAAATTTCTCTTTTGGAGATTATTTTAAGAGAGAATCCATAGCTTGGGGCTGGGAGTTTGTAACAAAACATTTAAACATGCCTGTAGAGAAATTATGGGTTAGTGTGTACTTAGATGATGATGAATCTTATGAAATATGGAATAAGGAAATTGGAGTACCTAAAGAGCAAATTGTAAGATTAGGAAAAGAAGATAACTTTTGGGAAATAGGAGTAGGCCCTTGTGGTCCATGTTCTGAAATTTATTATGATAGAGGAGAAAAGTATGGTTGTGACAATGTGGATTGTAAACCAGGTTGTGACTGTGATAGATATGTAGAATTTTGGAACCACGTATTTACTCAATACAACAAGGATGAACAAGGAAATTATAATCCACTACCTAATCCTAACATAGATACGGGAATGGGTTTAGAGAGAGTAGCATGTATAATGCAAGATGTGGATTCCATATTTGAAGTAGATACTATAAGGGCCATATTAGAAGCTGTATTAGATATAAGTAAAGCAGAATATGGCAAGGATGAAAAGACTGATACTTCAATTAGAATAATAACAGACCATATTAGATCCGTATCATTTATGGTATGTGATGGAATAATGCCAAGTAATGAAGGTCGTGGCTATGTATTAAGAAGATTACTAAGACGTGCGGCTAGACATGGGAAGTTATTAGGAATCAAAGGAGCCTTCCTAAACGGCTTAGTTGATAAGGTAATAGAAGTTTCAAAGGTGGCATATGGTCAATTAGAGGAAAGAAAAGATTATATTAAAAAAGTAATATCCATAGAGGAAGAAAGATTCCAAGAAACTATAGATCAAGGCAGTGAAATATTAAAAGAATACATAGAAGAACTTAGAAAAGAAGAGAATAAAGTATTATCAGGAGAGAAAGCATTTAAACTATATGATACTTATGGATTCCCTCTTGAACTAACTAAAGAAATATTAGAAGAAGAAGGTCTTGAAGTTAATGAAGAAAAATTTAAAGAAGAAATGGAACTTCAAAGGGAGAGAGCTAGATCTGCTAGAACAGACAATAGTTTAGAAGCTTGGAAAGAAGATGTATTCTCTCAAATAGATGATAGTACTAATACTGACTTTGTAGGGTATAACAATTATGTAGTAGAAGGACAGTTATTAAATATAGTAAAGGATAATGAGTTAGTAGATAAAGCTCAGGCTTCTGATAAAGTTACTCTAATATTAGATAAGACACCATTTTATCCAGAAGGTGGAGGTCAGCTAGGTGATAAGGGAACAATTGAGACTGATTCATGTAAAATAGAAATTTATGACTGTAAAAAAGGTAACAATGATTTAATTTTACATGTGGGAAAAATTATTGAAGGTTCAGTGAGTGAAAACGATAAAGTAATGGCTAAAATTAACATAGAGAACAGATTAAATTCTGCAAGAAATCATAGTGCTACTCACTTACTACACAAGGCTCTAAAAGAAGTGTTAGGTAGCCATGTGGAACAATCTGGTTCGTTAGTATCTGCAGATAGACTTAGATTCGACTTCTCCCATTTTACATCTTTAACTAAGGATGAAGTGGAAACTGTTGAAAGAATAGTTAATGAGAGAATACTAGATGGTCTAAAGGTAGAAACTGAAGAAATGTCCATAGAGGATGCAAGGAAAAAAGGTGCAACTGCCTTATTTGGAGAGAAATACGGAGAAAAAGTACGTGTAGTTTCAATGGATAAATACAGTATTGAATTATGTGGTGGGACCCACGTATCTAATGTAGGACAAATTGGATTATTTAAAATAGTAAGTGAAGGTGGAGTTGCAGCAGGAATCAGAAGAATAGAAGCAATAACTGGATTTAGCGCATATGAGTATACAAAGCATAAAGAGGCACAATTAAATGAGATTGCAAAAATTACTAAGTCCAGCCAAAAGGATGTAAGTAAAAAAGTAGAACAATTAGTAAATGAATTAAAATCCTATGAAAAGGAAATAAATGACTTAAAGAATAAATTAGCTTCTTCCTCTTTAGATGACATTATTAATAGTGTTGAGGAAATAGAAGGTATTAAAGTTATATCTAATAAAATTATGGGATTGGATATGAATTCATTAAGAACTATAGGAGATAAACTAAAGGATAAATTAGGATCTGGACTAGTTGTATTAGCAACTGAAAATGAAGGTAAAGTAAGTTTTGTTGCTATGGCTACAAAGGACGCGGTGGATAAGGGTATACATGCAGGTAATGTTATTAAGACTATTGCCAAAATTGCTGGTGGCGGCGGTGGAGGAAGACCTAATATGGCTCAAGCTGGAGCTAAAGATCCATCCAAAATAGATGAGGCCCTAAATAAAGTTAAAGAAGTAGTAAAAGAACAAATAAAATAA
- the nifS gene encoding cysteine desulfurase NifS produces the protein MNKRIYLDYAATTPVKEEVFQAMKPYFTEAFGNPSSVYSYGREGKQAIDTARKQVAKAIGSKTDEIFFTGGGSEADNWAIKGIAYANKNKGKHIITSNIEHHAVLHTCEYLEKEGFKVTYLEVDEYGQIRIEDLKKAITDETILITIMFANNEVGTIQHIKEIGEIAREHKIYFHTDAVQALGNVKIDVNELNIDLLSVSAHKVYGPKGVGALYVRKGIKLFSFIHGGAQERRRRAGTENVAGIVGFGKAAEMATENLEEHVSKIKKLRDKLIDGINERIKYVRLNGHPTDRLPGNVNFVFEFIEGESLLLSLDLIGVAGSSGSACTSGSLDPSHVLMALGLPHEIAHGSLRLTIGDFTTEEDIDYVLENLPKIVDRLRMMSPLYEEVLKGGQK, from the coding sequence ATGAACAAGAGAATTTACTTAGATTATGCTGCCACAACACCAGTTAAAGAAGAAGTTTTTCAGGCTATGAAGCCTTATTTTACAGAAGCTTTTGGGAATCCATCTAGTGTGTATTCTTATGGTAGAGAAGGAAAACAAGCCATTGATACAGCTAGAAAACAGGTAGCTAAAGCTATTGGATCTAAAACTGATGAAATATTTTTCACAGGGGGAGGTTCAGAAGCTGACAACTGGGCAATAAAAGGGATTGCATATGCTAATAAAAACAAGGGGAAACACATAATAACAAGTAATATTGAGCATCATGCAGTATTACATACTTGTGAGTATCTAGAAAAAGAAGGATTTAAAGTAACTTATCTAGAGGTGGATGAGTATGGACAAATAAGAATAGAAGATTTAAAGAAAGCTATAACAGATGAAACTATTCTTATAACTATTATGTTTGCAAATAATGAAGTTGGAACTATACAACATATTAAAGAAATTGGGGAAATTGCTAGGGAACACAAAATATATTTCCATACGGATGCAGTACAAGCTCTTGGAAATGTAAAAATAGATGTAAATGAATTAAATATAGATCTACTTAGTGTATCTGCTCATAAGGTATATGGTCCAAAGGGCGTGGGAGCCTTATATGTAAGAAAAGGTATAAAGTTATTCTCTTTCATACATGGTGGAGCTCAAGAGAGAAGAAGAAGAGCAGGTACTGAAAATGTTGCAGGTATTGTGGGCTTTGGAAAAGCTGCTGAAATGGCTACTGAAAATTTAGAAGAACATGTGTCTAAGATTAAGAAGTTAAGAGACAAGTTAATAGATGGGATAAATGAAAGAATAAAATATGTAAGACTTAATGGTCATCCTACAGATAGACTACCTGGAAATGTGAATTTCGTATTTGAGTTTATAGAGGGAGAATCTTTATTACTAAGTCTAGATTTAATTGGCGTGGCTGGTTCAAGTGGTTCTGCTTGTACATCTGGATCTTTAGACCCATCACATGTATTAATGGCACTTGGGTTACCTCATGAAATAGCACATGGTTCACTTAGATTAACTATAGGTGATTTTACTACTGAAGAAGATATTGACTATGTTTTAGAAAATTTACCTAAGATAGTAGACAGATTAAGAATGATGTCACCATTATATGAAGAAGTTTTAAAGGGAGGACAAAAGTAA
- the mnmA gene encoding tRNA 2-thiouridine(34) synthase MnmA, whose amino-acid sequence MESLDKKRVVIGMSGGVDSSVAAYLLKKQGYDVIGIMMNVWPEKGEDFQEKEGGCCGLSAVDDARRVANKLDIPFYVVNFKEAFEKKVIDYFVDEYMNGRTPNPCIACNKYLKFEELLKKAHQLGAYYVATGHYAKIQYDETIDKSIIRKSNSIKKDQTYALYNLTQNQVRHILMPLGEFSSKEEVRKIAMDLGLDTAAKPDSQEICFVEDDNYGRFIEEERGEEIKKGKFVDIDGNILGEHKGIVHYTIGQRKGLGIALGKPTYVVRIDPIKNEVVLGDNKDVFNMGLIAENVNFIHLGKFVDGLEVECQIRYNSKPSKAKLYHYSNGLIKVLFEEGQRAITPGQAVVFYDGDLLLGGGTITKAI is encoded by the coding sequence ATGGAAAGTTTAGATAAGAAAAGAGTTGTAATAGGAATGAGCGGTGGTGTAGATAGTTCTGTAGCAGCATACCTATTAAAAAAACAAGGATACGATGTAATTGGAATAATGATGAATGTATGGCCAGAAAAAGGTGAAGATTTTCAAGAAAAGGAAGGTGGATGTTGTGGTTTATCAGCCGTTGATGACGCAAGAAGGGTTGCAAATAAATTAGATATTCCCTTTTATGTTGTGAATTTTAAAGAGGCCTTTGAGAAAAAAGTGATAGATTATTTTGTGGATGAATATATGAATGGAAGAACACCAAATCCATGTATTGCATGTAATAAATATTTGAAATTTGAGGAACTACTAAAAAAAGCCCATCAATTAGGAGCATACTATGTGGCCACAGGCCATTATGCTAAAATACAATATGATGAAACAATAGATAAATCCATAATTAGAAAATCTAATTCCATTAAAAAGGATCAAACTTATGCATTATATAATTTAACTCAAAATCAAGTTAGACATATATTAATGCCATTAGGAGAATTTTCTTCAAAGGAAGAAGTAAGAAAAATAGCAATGGATTTAGGACTAGATACGGCTGCAAAGCCTGATAGTCAAGAAATATGCTTTGTTGAAGATGACAATTATGGCAGGTTTATAGAAGAAGAACGTGGAGAAGAAATTAAAAAAGGAAAATTCGTAGATATAGATGGAAATATATTAGGAGAACACAAGGGAATTGTACATTATACTATAGGCCAAAGAAAGGGCCTTGGAATCGCATTGGGAAAACCAACTTACGTAGTTAGAATAGATCCAATTAAAAATGAAGTGGTACTAGGAGATAATAAAGATGTATTCAATATGGGTTTAATAGCAGAAAATGTAAATTTTATACATTTAGGTAAATTTGTAGATGGCTTAGAAGTTGAATGTCAAATAAGATATAATTCTAAGCCATCTAAAGCTAAATTATATCATTATAGTAATGGCCTTATAAAAGTTTTATTTGAAGAAGGCCAAAGAGCTATAACACCAGGTCAAGCAGTGGTATTTTATGATGGTGATTTATTATTAGGTGGAGGAACTATAACTAAAGCTATATAA
- a CDS encoding aldo/keto reductase has translation MEYRKLGNTDLVVSRLCFGGLTVGPLQANLPIDEGARIMVEAFKRGVNFIDTAELYETYPYIREALKLYNENHIIIASKSYAYDKDTAKNSIEKARRELNRDVLDIFLLHEQESEHTLRGHYEALEYYLNLKEKGIIKAVGLSTHTVRAVEVASKMDEIDVIHPIINKAGVGIQDGTVEDMLEAIKKAYTNGKGIYGMKPIGGGNLIKDVPASLDYVLNIEELHSIAVGMQTVEEVIYNVNKFINKEIPREIINRISTKERKLHIDFWCEACGECVKHCNHRALEIIEGKLIVKKEKCVLCGYCSKYCPQFCIKIV, from the coding sequence ATGGAATATAGAAAATTAGGAAATACAGATTTAGTGGTATCTAGATTATGCTTTGGGGGTCTAACCGTAGGCCCTCTTCAAGCAAATCTGCCCATTGATGAAGGTGCTCGTATAATGGTGGAAGCCTTTAAACGAGGCGTGAATTTTATTGATACAGCAGAGTTATATGAAACGTATCCATACATAAGAGAGGCACTAAAACTTTACAATGAAAACCATATTATAATAGCAAGTAAATCCTATGCCTATGACAAGGATACAGCTAAAAATAGTATAGAAAAGGCTCGTAGGGAACTTAATAGGGATGTGCTAGATATTTTTCTATTACATGAACAGGAAAGTGAGCATACTCTAAGGGGACATTATGAAGCTTTAGAATATTATTTAAATTTAAAGGAAAAAGGAATTATAAAGGCTGTTGGCTTATCCACTCATACGGTTAGGGCTGTAGAGGTTGCAAGTAAAATGGATGAAATTGATGTTATTCATCCAATCATAAATAAGGCCGGTGTAGGAATTCAAGACGGAACAGTAGAAGATATGTTAGAAGCCATAAAAAAGGCATATACTAATGGTAAAGGGATCTATGGTATGAAACCAATTGGAGGAGGAAACCTTATAAAAGATGTACCTGCTTCCTTGGATTATGTTTTAAATATAGAAGAATTACATTCTATTGCCGTTGGAATGCAGACTGTGGAAGAAGTAATATATAATGTAAATAAATTTATAAACAAGGAAATTCCTAGGGAGATAATAAATAGAATTTCTACAAAGGAAAGAAAGTTACACATAGACTTTTGGTGTGAAGCTTGTGGTGAATGTGTAAAACACTGTAATCATAGGGCTTTGGAAATCATAGAAGGAAAGCTTATTGTAAAAAAAGAAAAATGTGTTTTATGCGGGTATTGTAGTAAATATTGTCCACAATTTTGCATAAAAATAGTCTAG